The following are encoded together in the Alphaproteobacteria bacterium genome:
- a CDS encoding multidrug effflux MFS transporter, protein MKLYTALLMGILTGCEIDLFVPSFAELERVFHLTPFMVELTLSVNLIAHCITALIAGNLGDRYGRKPIIIWGLGIFILGSMLCVSADSFSILLIGRFFQGIGISGPAVLSFLIIVDAYPLEEQQQKMGLLNGIITLAMAFGPVIGSYVNLYFNWRGNFWLLLILGILCLALTLVFVPKGEKKPHIRLSIKEYLPVFTNSKALLYVFMICFLITSYWVFIALSPLLYIEDLQIDLKHFGYYQGSLAATFAIVSLSSGYFLKKYGQRKCLLAGFSLLVLFVIGSILLILFQINHPLIITGTCICLAAGMILPVNILWPMSLETIHDGKGRVSAIIASMKLALTSLFIQLVSYFYNKTFTYIGIAMCLCIILSFVCFYYLIKKDQKVGALIKE, encoded by the coding sequence ATGAAGCTTTATACTGCCCTTTTAATGGGCATCTTAACGGGATGCGAGATTGATCTTTTTGTCCCTAGTTTTGCAGAACTTGAACGTGTTTTCCATCTAACCCCTTTCATGGTTGAATTGACTTTAAGTGTCAATTTAATCGCTCATTGCATCACTGCTTTAATTGCCGGGAATTTAGGCGATCGTTATGGTCGCAAACCTATCATTATATGGGGGCTTGGCATTTTTATTCTTGGTAGCATGCTTTGTGTTTCTGCTGACAGTTTTTCAATATTACTGATAGGGCGTTTTTTCCAAGGTATTGGCATTTCAGGACCAGCAGTTTTATCTTTTCTTATTATTGTTGACGCCTATCCATTGGAAGAACAGCAGCAAAAAATGGGTCTTCTCAATGGCATTATCACGCTTGCTATGGCTTTTGGGCCTGTAATTGGTAGTTATGTCAATTTGTATTTTAATTGGCGTGGCAATTTTTGGTTGCTTCTTATTTTAGGAATTCTGTGCCTAGCTCTCACTCTTGTTTTTGTTCCTAAAGGAGAGAAAAAACCGCATATTCGTCTCTCTATTAAGGAGTATCTTCCCGTTTTCACAAATTCTAAAGCATTGCTTTATGTCTTTATGATTTGTTTTCTAATAACATCTTATTGGGTGTTTATTGCTTTATCACCTCTTCTTTACATTGAGGATTTACAGATAGACCTTAAACATTTTGGATATTATCAAGGATCACTGGCTGCAACTTTTGCTATTGTAAGCTTAAGCAGTGGATATTTCTTAAAAAAATACGGACAAAGAAAATGTCTTTTAGCAGGATTTTCACTTTTAGTCCTGTTTGTTATAGGCTCTATTTTGTTGATATTGTTCCAAATAAATCATCCTTTAATCATTACAGGAACTTGCATCTGTCTTGCTGCAGGCATGATTTTACCGGTTAATATCTTGTGGCCTATGTCGCTTGAAACTATTCACGATGGAAAAGGACGCGTATCCGCAATTATTGCCTCCATGAAACTTGCCTTGACAAGCTTGTTCATTCAGCTTGTAAGTTACTTTTATAATAAAACATTCACTTATATAGGTATTGCCATGTGTTTATGCATTATCTTAAGCTTTGTATGTTTTTATTATTTGATAAAAAAAGATCAGAAAGTAGGAGCGCTTATAAAAGAATAA
- a CDS encoding leucine-rich repeat domain-containing protein, giving the protein MNIRLFFLFIFCFSFMNVPFYAISLGNVFIDGDIALSTKEKEERTIEFLNLIKQEDESLSYDVLKKEILKSKLLIRCKVKISDRILEKLSTLTWLTELTLSNNQLTSLPESFGNLAQLKALNLSNNQLTSLPESFGNLIQLQGLNISGNQLISLPISFGNLIKLQHVRLSRNQLISLPESFGNLQRYIVLIDIHNNPNLRNNGEGSALGEIELQRIFGDRIILPHLGQKKYYVDLKTKEQIYTQLDEQDVSFNRETLQHFILPHIPNLEWDGETFMQEFEKVLSLLVLEGENALSYALLVNDFQIYNNNNSCTNKERIEKDVFPRLRGYLKTLWNLSVLPGEEKGWQMYEGSIPEVQRNLSYIISIMNNAGMDNDVRHVLISTLTHAIFHCPTGQKEGIEAILLYLTTSKVCVGLQNKIAHLLAITKEMIFKSAILPGNNGQNVHVLNYYTYHLKEELGLNSYFTSFEDKIGMMGRDPFQNSLGNALEAFYAKFTPHYVIKILLNNIENDVDFEAVKFFDENYYTHDIEKVLNQAKEDLKKSNIERPIRIADLLIFINEQKWDWSDIFENDPMGDQYPKVKPEGIQKILLKLTVLKEKK; this is encoded by the coding sequence ATGAACATTAGGTTGTTTTTTCTATTTATATTCTGTTTTTCTTTTATGAATGTTCCCTTTTATGCAATCTCATTGGGGAATGTTTTTATTGATGGTGATATAGCATTAAGTACTAAAGAAAAAGAAGAACGGACTATTGAATTTCTAAACCTCATCAAACAAGAAGATGAGAGTTTGAGTTATGATGTTTTAAAAAAAGAAATTCTAAAATCCAAATTATTGATACGTTGTAAAGTGAAAATTTCTGATAGAATTTTAGAAAAATTATCTACTTTAACTTGGCTTACAGAACTTACTCTTTCTAATAATCAGCTTACCTCTCTTCCAGAATCTTTCGGAAATCTTGCTCAATTGAAAGCGCTTAATCTTTCCAATAATCAACTCACTTCTCTTCCAGAATCTTTCGGGAATCTTATACAATTACAAGGGCTTAATATTTCTGGAAATCAACTCATTTCCCTTCCAATATCTTTCGGGAATCTTATTAAATTACAACATGTTCGTCTTTCTAGAAATCAACTCATCTCCCTTCCAGAAAGTTTCGGGAATTTACAGAGGTATATTGTACTGATTGATATTCATAACAATCCAAACTTAAGAAATAATGGAGAAGGATCTGCGCTGGGTGAAATTGAATTACAGCGTATTTTTGGGGATAGAATTATCCTTCCTCATTTAGGGCAAAAAAAATATTATGTTGATTTAAAAACAAAGGAACAAATTTATACTCAATTAGATGAACAAGATGTTTCTTTTAATCGTGAAACACTTCAACATTTCATTTTGCCTCATATTCCTAATTTAGAATGGGATGGGGAAACATTTATGCAAGAATTTGAAAAAGTATTAAGTCTTTTGGTTTTAGAAGGTGAAAATGCCTTATCTTATGCTTTATTAGTTAATGATTTTCAAATTTACAATAACAATAATTCTTGTACGAATAAAGAACGTATTGAGAAAGATGTTTTCCCTCGATTGCGCGGTTATTTGAAAACGTTATGGAATCTTTCTGTGCTTCCAGGAGAAGAAAAAGGTTGGCAGATGTATGAAGGATCAATCCCAGAGGTACAGCGCAATCTTTCTTACATTATTTCTATCATGAATAATGCTGGCATGGATAATGATGTTCGTCATGTTTTGATTTCGACCTTAACCCATGCTATTTTTCATTGTCCTACAGGTCAAAAAGAAGGAATTGAAGCGATTCTTTTGTATCTTACAACAAGCAAGGTATGTGTTGGATTACAGAATAAAATCGCTCATCTTTTAGCGATCACAAAAGAAATGATTTTCAAATCAGCCATTCTTCCAGGAAACAATGGACAAAATGTTCATGTTTTGAATTATTATACATATCATTTAAAAGAAGAATTGGGGTTAAATTCTTATTTCACTTCTTTTGAAGACAAAATTGGAATGATGGGGCGTGATCCTTTTCAAAATAGCTTAGGCAATGCTTTGGAAGCTTTTTATGCTAAATTCACACCTCATTATGTCATTAAAATTCTTCTTAATAATATTGAAAATGATGTAGATTTTGAAGCAGTCAAATTCTTTGACGAAAATTATTACACTCACGATATAGAAAAGGTTTTAAATCAGGCGAAAGAAGATTTAAAAAAATCCAACATCGAACGTCCCATTCGAATTGCTGATTTGTTGATATTTATAAACGAACAGAAATGGGATTGGAGTGATATTTTTGAAAATGATCCTATGGGCGATCAATATCCAAAGGTGAAACCTGAAGGTATTCAAAAGATTTTGCTTAAATTAACTGTTTTGAAAGAAAAAAAATAA